A DNA window from Brassica napus cultivar Da-Ae chromosome C1, Da-Ae, whole genome shotgun sequence contains the following coding sequences:
- the LOC106374240 gene encoding auxin-responsive protein SAUR72 has protein sequence MSSSDSASEAKKSNKIREIVKLQQILKKWRKAAHASKQASNKIDDEENNNKLNRTGSGSASKGIKFLKRTLSFTDVTAVPKGYLAVSVGKEEKRYKIPTDYLSHQAFHALLREAEEEFGFQQAGVLKIPCEVAVFESILKIMEDNKADVYLTTQECRFNATTEEVISYRHPSDIPRTPSHQPHSPMCR, from the coding sequence ATGTCTTCTTCTGATTCCGCCTCGGAAGCCAAGAAGTCAAACAAAATCAGAGAGATCGTAAAACTTCAACAGATTCTCAAGAAATGGCGTAAAGCAGCTCATGCATCAAAACAAGCCAGCAACAAGATCGACGATGAAGAAAACAACAATAAACTCAACAGAACAGGAAGTGGAAGTGCAAGTAAGGGCATCAAGTTTCTGAAGAGGACACTATCCTTCACTGATGTAACAGCTGTTCCTAAAGGCTACTTAGCTGTCTCGGTGGGTAAGGAGGAGAAGAGATACAAGATACCGACGGACTACCTTAGCCACCAAGCTTTCCACGCGCTGTTGCGTGAAGCAGAAGAAGAGTTTGGGTTTCAACAAGCTGGTGTGTTGAAGATTCCTTGTGAAGTTGCTGTGTTTGAGAGCATTTTGAAGATTATGGAGGACAACAAGGCTGATGTGTACCTTACTACACAGGAGTGTAGGTTCAATGCAACGACTGAGGAAGTGATAAGTTACCGTCATCCTTCGGATATCCCTAGGACTCCATCTCATCAACCTCACAGTCCAATGTGcagataa